The DNA region AAGATTTGTACTCAGCAGGTACGATCGGCCAAGTAAAAACAAGGGTCCAGGCATTTCTGGAGATGATCGGATAATGAGGATTCCGAAATAAGGAGGATTTAGGCAATGGCTGAGGAACAAAAGGCGAAAGAACACAAAAAGAGAAGGACTGCAACTCATGCGGCTGCTTCTATCGGTCCCATGGTCAAGGAAGCCATCGGGGGTACGGTCCGGGCACGGGCAGAGGGAACGCACAAAATTGCCTATACCTTTATCGTGTGCCAGCACGACGAAATTCTCCGGGCTTTGGATGTGGTGCCTGTGTGGACAGAAAACTATGCAGGTATCTGCGGGGCAAAGAGAGATGCGGAACGATTCCTTCAAAGGGCGGAATCCCTGGGCTTTTCTCGCTCCCTTTGTACCTATGCCCTGTGCGGGCTCGGCTTTGACCAATGGAGGGAAGAATTGGGTGAGATGCCGCCCGATGCCCCGTGGGGGGGGCAGGCGAGGCCTGATTTTATGATATCCAGCGGCCAGATCCTGTGTGATCCGAGGTCCAAGTGGTATCAGGCAGCACAGCAGTTTATGCCGGATGTCCCCATCTATAATATCGACCTGCCCTATCCACTCTATGATCCGAAAAGGGATCATAGAGAGGTTTGGGGCTATTATCACAAGTATATCGTCGAGCAGTTGCGCGGGCTGGTGGCATTCATAGAAGAGCAGACCGGCAAGAAGATGGATTATGACCGATTGAAGGAACTGGTTGCCCTGAGCGATAAGACCTGGAACCTGATCCATGAAACCTATGAACTGCGACGCGCGGTGCCCTGTCCCATGGGTACCGGAGATGCCATGAATACCATGGTCCCAATGGTCTTCATGATGGCGACCCAGGAGGCTTATGATTTCTATGCGGGTCTGAAAAAGGAGCTAGAGGAAAAGATTGCCAACAAGGAAGGTGTTGTCAAGGATGAGAAATACAGACTCCTGTGGGGCGGCGGATTACCTTCGTGGTTTGCCTTGACTGATTTTAATTACTTTAACAGTAAAGGGGCCGTTTTCCCGGCGGAGACAACCTATCGCATGGTCCAACCGCTCTATGAGATGGACATCCCGGAGACAGATGATCCGATTGAACATCTGGCTTGGAAATGGCTCGGGTATTGGACCTTCTGGTATGACAAGGCCAGGAAGCGGCCTGGAAGCCATCCGGATGTAGAATGGTTGATCGACTATATTGAAAACTACAAGATTGACGGTGTTGTCATGCATGAGGCATTTTCCTGCCGGAGCTGGCATGTGGGCCTCATCTGGCAATTGCATCAACTCGCAAAGATATACAGACCTATCCCCGTATTAGTGCTCGGGGAAGATGGCAAGAAAAAAGAGGACAGGAGAGAACTCCCCTCTCTGGTTTTGGAAAGTGATATCATAGATATCACCTCCTACTCTGAGGTCGATACAAGAAATAAGATCGATGCCTTTATCGAGACCCTGGAAGCCGTAGAAAAAAGCAAGATAAAATAGGGCCAGGGTACGATGACAGAGTATTTTGCCGGCATTGATATCGGTTCCACCATGACAAAGGCGGTGATCCTGGATGATGGGATCATCGCCTTTGTCATTGGGCCTACAGGTCCGGAACAGCGCAGACTGGCCAACAAGGTTATGGAAGATGTCTTAAATCAGATCGCCTTGCCTTTTCAGTCCATCACCTATATTGTCTCCACTGGCTACGGGAGAATTAATGTGCCTTTTGCGGATAAACAGGTCACGGAGATCACGTGCCATGCCAAGGGGATCGGCAGTCTTTTCCCTGAAGCCAAGACCATCATTGATATCGGGGGTCAGGATAGCAAGGCAATAAGCATAGATGCTAACGGCAGACCGACCGATTTTATTATGAACGACAGGTGTGCTGCGGGCAGCGGCAGATTTATAGAGGTGATTGCCGATACCCTGGGGGTAAGACTGGAAGAAGTTGGCGACATTTCTTTGCAAAGCAAGAATCCTGCAAAGATAAGCAACGTCTGCACCATATGGGCCCAGCAGGAGGTAGCAGCCAGGTTGGCAGAAGGCGTCCCTATTGCCGACCTGCTTGCGGGAATCCATCACTCTCTGGCGGATAGGATAAGCAGGATGGTCAATCGGCTCCGGGTAGAAGAGGAGGTTATCCTGACCGGCGGTGGCGGCAAAAACAAGGGCCTGGTTAGGGCCCTTTCCGAGCAACTGGGCCATGAGATTCTGGTGCCCGACAAACCATTGATTACCGGAGCCCTTGGTGCTGCCTTGCTGGGAAAAGAGATTGCGGAAAAGGCTAAAAAGAATAATGTGCCATTAGAAACAAAGGAACGCCTCTTAGAGGAAATCGAGATCCTTTAGTAGTTTCATCATACGTGCCGTTCATCCCCGGTTCTGGATCCGGGCGGTGAAGGGCATTTTTTGTCTCAGAGATTGTTGTTCGCATCTTTAATGGGAAGGTTATAAGGCGACAAGGCTAGGATCCATTCAAGCCCTAACTTTGATTTCTCCCACCAAGTCATAAGGGTCCGCTTGAGTGGTTTTTACCTCTACCATTTTTCCGCTGCGGGCCACTCCTTTATTGATGTAGACTACCCCATCGACCAAGACCGGGATCACCGATCCTATCATCTCCTGATTTCTCTTCCAAGAGATCCCCTGCTGCAGCTCCATGAGCTGAGCAGCCCTCTCCTCGGTCACCTTAGAAGAGGTCTTCCCCTTCATCCGAAAGGCCCTGGTCCCCTCCTCAGGGGAATATTTGAACACTCCCAGATGGGTGAACTGCACCTCATGGACAAATACCAAAAGCTCCCTGAGCTCCCTCTCCCCTCAGTTGAGGGATGAGGCAAAAGGTACAGGGATGGGAGCACCCCTCAGCGATCTTTACATAGGCCGAATGGGGGGTGTTGACGATGACAACGCCCGCCT from Deltaproteobacteria bacterium includes:
- a CDS encoding 2-hydroxyacyl-CoA dehydratase; this translates as MAEEQKAKEHKKRRTATHAAASIGPMVKEAIGGTVRARAEGTHKIAYTFIVCQHDEILRALDVVPVWTENYAGICGAKRDAERFLQRAESLGFSRSLCTYALCGLGFDQWREELGEMPPDAPWGGQARPDFMISSGQILCDPRSKWYQAAQQFMPDVPIYNIDLPYPLYDPKRDHREVWGYYHKYIVEQLRGLVAFIEEQTGKKMDYDRLKELVALSDKTWNLIHETYELRRAVPCPMGTGDAMNTMVPMVFMMATQEAYDFYAGLKKELEEKIANKEGVVKDEKYRLLWGGGLPSWFALTDFNYFNSKGAVFPAETTYRMVQPLYEMDIPETDDPIEHLAWKWLGYWTFWYDKARKRPGSHPDVEWLIDYIENYKIDGVVMHEAFSCRSWHVGLIWQLHQLAKIYRPIPVLVLGEDGKKKEDRRELPSLVLESDIIDITSYSEVDTRNKIDAFIETLEAVEKSKIK
- a CDS encoding 2-hydroxyglutaryl-CoA dehydratase → MTEYFAGIDIGSTMTKAVILDDGIIAFVIGPTGPEQRRLANKVMEDVLNQIALPFQSITYIVSTGYGRINVPFADKQVTEITCHAKGIGSLFPEAKTIIDIGGQDSKAISIDANGRPTDFIMNDRCAAGSGRFIEVIADTLGVRLEEVGDISLQSKNPAKISNVCTIWAQQEVAARLAEGVPIADLLAGIHHSLADRISRMVNRLRVEEEVILTGGGGKNKGLVRALSEQLGHEILVPDKPLITGALGAALLGKEIAEKAKKNNVPLETKERLLEEIEIL